One window from the genome of Brooklawnia cerclae encodes:
- the rlmB gene encoding 23S rRNA (guanosine(2251)-2'-O)-methyltransferase RlmB: MAQHRRKLEGRGPTPKAEDRVYHKAYKAKNSKTSKPAQARATSHGQGAGPDWVVGRNPVLEALQAGLPVKAAYVAEGSERDDRLREIFKYAAEHSISLLQATRGELDRLTGGAVHQGVAMQLPGYDYIHPDDLLAAALDDDSREALVVALDGITDPHNLGAIVRSAAAFGAHGVVIPERRSASVTAVAWKSSAGAIARVPVARATNLNRTLGDFAKAGFTVVGLAGEGDTDIAEAPALDGPVVLVVGSEGDGLSRLTREHCDVLARIPIASTVESLNASVAASVALYEIARNRG; the protein is encoded by the coding sequence ATGGCACAGCACCGTCGCAAGCTGGAGGGCCGCGGCCCGACACCGAAGGCCGAGGATCGCGTCTACCACAAGGCGTACAAGGCGAAGAACAGCAAGACGAGCAAGCCCGCACAGGCCCGTGCGACCTCGCACGGGCAGGGCGCGGGGCCCGACTGGGTGGTCGGGCGCAACCCTGTGCTGGAGGCGTTGCAGGCCGGGCTGCCCGTCAAGGCCGCCTACGTGGCCGAGGGAAGTGAGCGGGACGACCGGCTGCGCGAGATCTTCAAGTACGCGGCCGAGCACTCCATCTCGCTTCTCCAGGCCACCCGCGGCGAGCTGGACCGCCTCACGGGCGGCGCGGTCCACCAGGGCGTGGCCATGCAATTGCCCGGCTACGACTACATTCATCCCGACGACCTCCTGGCCGCTGCGCTGGACGACGACAGCCGTGAGGCCCTCGTCGTGGCGCTCGACGGGATCACCGACCCGCACAATCTCGGCGCGATCGTCCGGTCGGCCGCGGCCTTCGGCGCCCATGGCGTGGTGATTCCCGAGCGGCGCAGCGCATCGGTCACCGCGGTGGCCTGGAAATCGTCCGCCGGTGCCATCGCACGCGTCCCCGTGGCCCGGGCCACCAACCTGAACCGGACGCTGGGCGACTTCGCCAAGGCGGGCTTCACCGTCGTCGGCCTCGCGGGCGAGGGCGACACCGACATCGCCGAGGCCCCCGCTCTCGACGGCCCTGTCGTGCTCGTCGTCGGCTCGGAGGGCGACGGACTGTCGCGGCTCACGCGGGAGCACTGCGACGTGCTGGCGAGGATTCCGATCGCCAGCACCGTCGAGAGCCTGAACGCATCGGTGGCCGCATCGGTCGCCCTCTACGAGATCGCACGGAATCGAGGTTGA
- a CDS encoding UxaA family hydrolase, with the protein MPSADSLLVLKETDNVAVARAPLADGTIVTVGDRRLTIHGDVPAGHKVAISDIETQAPVFKYGYQIGVASEQIKAGDYLHTHNVQFSSHTKPSPDDFGTRSHELPGLPARTTFLGARRSDGRTATRNYIAVVSTVNCSATVCRMIEDEARRRDLLRDYPNVDGVMAVTHTLGCAMPVGRGTDILRRTLAGYAAHPNVAGLLVIGLGCEGNQIDQMVKHIVLRPGTPIARMNIQFSGGSRATVDSALAAIAEMLPEVNASFVREERPVSELVLGLNCGGSDAFSGLTANPALGYASDLIVAQGGRSVLAETPEIYGAESMLVRRATSRSVASGLLDMIDWWEDYTASSGTTMDANPSPGNKAGGITTILEKSLGAVAKAGQAPLSAVYDYAKPIDTDGLGFMDTPGYDPVSVTGLIAGGANLVCFTTGRGSALGTRPAPTLKLATNTDLYQRMPDDMDVDCGPVFTGGASLEEKGTEIYNALLDLASGKPSNSEALGYGSNEFVPWHIGAVM; encoded by the coding sequence ATGCCGAGCGCAGATTCGCTCCTCGTCCTCAAGGAAACCGACAATGTGGCGGTCGCGAGGGCCCCGCTTGCCGACGGCACCATCGTCACCGTCGGTGACCGACGGCTGACGATCCACGGCGACGTGCCCGCCGGTCACAAGGTGGCCATCAGCGACATCGAGACCCAGGCCCCCGTCTTCAAGTACGGGTACCAGATCGGCGTGGCCAGCGAGCAGATCAAGGCCGGCGACTACCTGCACACCCACAACGTGCAGTTCAGCAGCCACACCAAGCCGAGCCCCGACGACTTCGGCACGCGCAGCCACGAGCTGCCCGGCCTCCCCGCACGCACCACCTTCCTCGGCGCCCGGCGCAGCGACGGCCGCACCGCCACCCGCAACTACATCGCGGTCGTCTCGACGGTGAACTGCTCGGCCACCGTGTGCCGGATGATCGAGGACGAGGCACGCCGCCGCGACCTGCTGCGCGACTACCCCAACGTCGACGGCGTCATGGCGGTCACGCACACGCTGGGCTGCGCGATGCCTGTCGGCCGCGGCACCGACATCCTGCGGCGCACCCTGGCCGGCTACGCCGCCCACCCGAACGTCGCCGGCCTGCTCGTCATCGGGCTCGGCTGCGAGGGCAACCAGATCGACCAGATGGTCAAGCACATCGTCCTTCGCCCCGGCACCCCGATCGCACGCATGAACATCCAGTTCAGCGGAGGCTCCCGGGCCACGGTGGACTCCGCCCTGGCGGCCATCGCTGAGATGCTGCCGGAGGTGAACGCCTCGTTCGTCCGTGAGGAGCGGCCGGTCAGTGAACTCGTGCTCGGGCTCAACTGCGGCGGCAGCGACGCGTTCTCGGGGCTCACCGCCAATCCGGCGCTCGGCTACGCGTCCGACCTGATCGTGGCGCAGGGCGGACGCTCCGTGCTCGCCGAGACCCCCGAGATCTACGGGGCCGAGAGCATGCTCGTCCGGCGGGCGACCTCGCGCAGCGTCGCGTCCGGCCTGCTCGACATGATCGACTGGTGGGAGGACTACACCGCGAGTTCCGGGACGACGATGGACGCGAACCCGTCGCCCGGCAACAAGGCCGGCGGCATCACCACCATCCTCGAGAAGTCGCTCGGAGCCGTCGCCAAGGCCGGCCAGGCACCGCTGTCGGCCGTCTACGACTATGCGAAGCCGATCGACACCGACGGCCTGGGCTTCATGGACACCCCCGGCTACGATCCCGTGTCGGTCACCGGCCTGATCGCCGGCGGCGCGAACCTCGTGTGCTTCACGACGGGACGCGGCTCCGCGCTGGGGACGCGTCCGGCCCCCACCCTCAAGCTCGCCACGAACACCGACCTCTACCAGCGCATGCCGGACGACATGGACGTCGACTGCGGACCGGTGTTCACGGGTGGTGCCTCCCTCGAGGAGAAGGGCACCGAGATCTACAACGCCCTGCTCGACCTCGCGTCGGGCAAGCCATCCAACAGCGAGGCCCTGGGATACGGGTCGAACGAGTTCGTCCCGTGGCACATCGGCGCCGTGATGTGA
- the cysS gene encoding cysteine--tRNA ligase, translating to MSFHLYDERLGAVTEFHPLVPGKVSIYHCGLTVQAPPHLGHIRKEVVFDVLRRWLTVTGHQVKVVANITDIDDKILSKSAAQGIEWYELAYAMELELHRAYAALGCRPPDYEPRATGHIPEMWALITDLIEAGHAYPAADGSGDVYFDVRSWPDYGELSRQRIEDMAPAADADPRGKRDPRDFALWKGTKPTEPATASWDSPWGPGRPGWHLECSAMSLKYLGDEFDIHGGGLDLRFPHHENELAQSRAAGHGFARYWMHNAFVTMAGEKMSKSLGNGTIVTEVTKQYAPRAVRLYLAVPHYRSAIEFSDDSLSEASAQLARIDSFLERAGASGRVGFDFGDLPEAFVQAMDDDLGTPQAMAAVFDTVKAGNRALDCGDASAASDALRQVRAMLHVFGLDPHDPEWQGTATEDLGSVLDGLVTLVLDQRAQARARKDWASADAIRDTLSSLGITVADTADGVRWSL from the coding sequence GTGAGCTTCCATCTGTACGACGAACGACTCGGGGCTGTAACCGAGTTCCATCCCCTCGTGCCCGGGAAAGTCTCCATCTACCACTGCGGCCTCACCGTACAGGCTCCTCCCCATCTCGGCCACATCCGCAAGGAAGTCGTCTTCGACGTGCTGCGCCGCTGGCTGACCGTCACCGGCCATCAGGTCAAGGTGGTCGCGAACATCACCGACATCGACGACAAGATCCTCTCCAAATCGGCTGCCCAGGGCATCGAGTGGTACGAGCTCGCCTATGCGATGGAGCTCGAGTTGCACCGCGCCTACGCGGCCCTCGGCTGCCGCCCACCCGACTACGAGCCCCGGGCGACCGGTCACATCCCTGAGATGTGGGCCCTGATCACCGACCTCATCGAGGCCGGCCACGCCTACCCGGCCGCCGACGGCTCCGGCGATGTCTACTTCGACGTCCGGTCGTGGCCCGACTACGGCGAACTCTCGCGCCAGCGCATCGAGGACATGGCCCCGGCCGCCGACGCCGACCCACGGGGCAAACGCGACCCCCGCGACTTCGCACTGTGGAAGGGCACCAAGCCGACCGAGCCCGCGACAGCGTCGTGGGACAGCCCCTGGGGCCCGGGACGACCGGGCTGGCACCTGGAGTGCTCCGCGATGAGCCTCAAGTACCTCGGCGACGAGTTCGACATCCACGGCGGCGGGCTCGACCTGCGTTTCCCGCACCACGAGAACGAGCTGGCCCAGTCGCGCGCCGCCGGCCACGGCTTCGCCCGCTACTGGATGCACAACGCGTTCGTCACCATGGCCGGCGAGAAGATGAGCAAGTCACTGGGCAACGGCACGATCGTCACCGAGGTCACCAAGCAGTACGCCCCGCGGGCCGTGCGACTGTACCTGGCGGTGCCGCACTATCGTTCGGCCATCGAGTTCTCGGACGATTCGCTGAGCGAGGCGTCCGCTCAGCTCGCGCGCATCGACTCGTTCCTGGAGCGCGCCGGGGCGTCCGGACGGGTCGGCTTCGACTTCGGCGACCTGCCGGAGGCCTTCGTCCAGGCCATGGACGACGACCTGGGCACACCCCAGGCGATGGCTGCCGTCTTCGACACCGTCAAGGCCGGCAACCGTGCGCTGGACTGCGGGGACGCGAGCGCCGCCTCGGACGCGCTGCGACAGGTGCGGGCCATGCTGCACGTCTTCGGCCTCGACCCGCACGACCCAGAATGGCAGGGAACCGCCACCGAAGACCTGGGCAGCGTCCTCGACGGCCTGGTCACCCTCGTCCTCGATCAGCGCGCGCAGGCCCGTGCGCGCAAGGACTGGGCGAGCGCCGACGCGATCCGCGACACCCTGTCGTCGCTCGGCATCACCGTCGCCGACACCGCGGACGGCGTCCGCTGGAGCCTCTAG